From a region of the Odocoileus virginianus isolate 20LAN1187 ecotype Illinois chromosome 1, Ovbor_1.2, whole genome shotgun sequence genome:
- the LOC110147022 gene encoding GTPase IMAP family member 7-like encodes MAATPNNTLRIVLVGKTGSGKSATANAILGEKVFESRIAAHAVTKTCQKASREWKGRELLVVDTPGLFDTKETQDKTCKEISQCVLASCPGPHAIVLVLRLGRYTEEEQKTVALVKTLFGKAAMNYMIILFTRRDELGNQSLSDFLKHADVNLRSLLQECGDRRYAISNRNTEQAEKEAQVQELLELIDKMVQNNQGAYFSDPIYKDIDQKLRQQEECLKKAYEDELQNQMKLIEKEYANEPQEEKDKQIKLLLQKHEERMKNIREEAEMNIFQVVFNMIKNMLSRIWHMFW; translated from the coding sequence ATGGCTGCCACGCCAAATAACACTCTGAGGATCGTGCTGGTCGGGAAGACGGGAAGTGGGAAAAGCGCAACTGCAAACGCCATTCTCGGGGAAAAAGTATTCGAGTCTAGGATTGCTGCCCACGCTGTTACCAAAACTTGTCAGAAAGCATCCCGGGAATGGAAGGGGAGAGAGCTTCTCGTTGTTGACACCCCAGGGCTCTTTGACACCAAGGAGACCCAGGACAAAACCTGCAAGGAAATCAGCCAATGTGTCCTCGCCTCCTGTCCTGGGCCTCACGCCATCGTCTTGGTCCTGAGGCTGGGCCGCTACACAGAGGAAGAGCAGAAAACCGTGGCGTTGGTCAAGACTCTGTTTGGGAAAGCAGCCATGAACTATATGATCATCTTATTCACTCGCAGAGATGAACTGGGGAACCAGAGCCTGAGCGACTTTTTGAAGCATGCAGATGTAAACCTACGAAGCCTCCTCCAGGAGTGTGGAGACCGCCGCTATGCCATCAGTAACAGAAACACAGAGCAGGCTGAGAAGGAAGCTCAGGTGCAGGAGCTGCTGGAGCTGATAGACAAGATGGTGCAGAACAACCAAGGGGCTTACTTTTCTGACCCCATTTACAAGGACATAGACCAAAAGCTGAGACAGCAGGAGGAATGCTTGAAGAAAGCCTATGAGGATGAATTACAAAACCAAATGAAACTAATAGAAAAGGAATATGCCAATGAACCACAAGAAGAAAAGGATAAACAAATAAAGTTGCTACTGCAGAAGCATGAAGAACGAATGAAAAATATAAGGGAAGAAGCTGAGATGAATATATTTCAGGTTGTATTCAACATGattaaaaatatgctttcaaGAATATGGCACATGTTCTGGtag